One Pseudomonas sp. FP1742 genomic window carries:
- a CDS encoding response regulator, producing MRVLLVEDHLQLAESVAQALKSTGLTVDVLHDGVAADLALSSEEYAVAILDVGLPRMDGFEVLARLRARGKNLPVLMLTARSDVKDRVHGLNLGADDYLAKPFELTELEARVKALLRRSVLGGERQQTCGVLAYDLDTRRFTLGEELLTLTSREQAVLEALIARPGRVMSKEQLAAQVFGLDEEASPDAIEIYIHRLRKKLDGQPVAIVTFRGLGYLLESRDA from the coding sequence ATGCGTGTTCTGCTCGTCGAAGACCATCTGCAGCTTGCCGAAAGTGTCGCCCAGGCGCTCAAGAGCACTGGCCTGACCGTGGATGTGCTGCACGACGGCGTGGCGGCCGACCTGGCCTTGAGCAGCGAGGAATACGCCGTGGCGATCCTCGATGTGGGCCTGCCGCGCATGGATGGTTTCGAAGTGCTGGCGCGCTTGCGGGCCCGGGGCAAGAACCTGCCGGTACTGATGTTGACCGCCCGCAGTGACGTCAAGGACCGGGTCCATGGCCTGAACCTCGGCGCCGACGATTACCTGGCCAAACCTTTCGAACTGACCGAACTCGAAGCCCGGGTCAAAGCCTTGCTGCGCCGTAGTGTGCTCGGCGGCGAACGTCAGCAGACCTGTGGCGTACTGGCTTACGATCTGGACACCCGGCGTTTTACCCTTGGCGAAGAACTGCTGACCCTGACTTCCCGCGAGCAAGCCGTGCTCGAAGCCCTGATCGCCCGTCCCGGTCGGGTGATGAGCAAGGAGCAACTGGCCGCTCAGGTCTTCGGCCTGGACGAGGAAGCCAGTCCCGATGCCATCGAAATCTACATCCACCGCTTGCGCAAGAAACTCGACGGTCAACCGGTGGCGATCGTGACTTTCCGTGGCCTTGGCTATTTGCTGGAAAGCCGCGATGCATAA